One genomic window of Cupriavidus malaysiensis includes the following:
- the thrC gene encoding threonine synthase, with amino-acid sequence MKYLSTRGHQAPQSFSEILLGGLAPDGGLYLPDQYPQVSAEELESWRKLSYADLAFEILSKFCDDIPAEDLRALTRKTYTAEVYCNARAGDNTADITPLRTLGEEGGAPLQLLGLSNGPTLAFKDMAMQLLGNLFEYALARAGQELNILGATSGDTGSAAEYAMRGKRGIRVFMLSPHRKMSAFQTAQMFSLQDPNIFNLAVEGVFDDCQDIVKAVSNDHGFKARQKIGTVNSINWARVVAQVVYYFKGWLLATSGPGQKVSFCVPSGNFGNVCAGHIARMMGLPIDKLVVATNENDVLDEFFRTGAYRVRKSSETFHTSSPSMDISKASNFERFVFDLLGRDPAKLAALFRDVDTKDGFDLAGTPEFGRIREFGFVSGRSTHQDRLATIRDLSARYGITIDTHTADGIKVAREHLSAGVPMVVLETALPAKFSETIREALGHEPERPASFEGIEALPQRFEVVPADADRVKAFIAGHTGL; translated from the coding sequence ATGAAATACCTGTCGACGCGCGGCCACCAGGCGCCGCAATCGTTTTCCGAAATCCTGCTGGGCGGCCTCGCGCCGGACGGCGGCCTCTACCTGCCTGATCAGTACCCGCAGGTCAGCGCCGAGGAGCTCGAGTCCTGGCGCAAGCTTTCCTACGCCGACCTGGCGTTCGAGATCCTGTCCAAGTTCTGCGACGACATCCCGGCCGAGGACCTGCGCGCGCTGACGCGCAAGACCTATACCGCCGAGGTCTACTGCAATGCGCGTGCCGGCGACAATACCGCCGACATCACGCCGCTGCGCACGCTGGGCGAGGAAGGCGGCGCGCCGCTGCAGCTGCTGGGCCTGTCCAATGGTCCGACGCTGGCCTTCAAGGACATGGCCATGCAGTTGCTCGGCAACCTGTTCGAGTACGCGCTCGCGCGCGCCGGCCAGGAGCTGAACATCCTCGGCGCCACCTCGGGCGACACCGGCAGCGCGGCGGAATACGCGATGCGCGGCAAGCGCGGCATCCGCGTCTTCATGCTGAGCCCGCACCGCAAGATGAGCGCGTTTCAGACCGCGCAGATGTTCAGCCTGCAGGACCCGAACATCTTCAACCTGGCGGTGGAAGGGGTGTTCGACGACTGCCAGGACATCGTCAAGGCGGTCTCCAACGACCACGGCTTCAAGGCGCGCCAGAAGATCGGCACCGTCAACTCGATCAACTGGGCGCGCGTGGTGGCCCAGGTGGTCTATTACTTCAAGGGCTGGCTGCTGGCGACCAGCGGCCCTGGCCAGAAGGTCTCGTTCTGCGTGCCCTCCGGCAACTTCGGCAACGTCTGCGCCGGCCATATCGCGCGCATGATGGGCCTGCCCATCGACAAGCTGGTGGTGGCGACCAACGAGAACGATGTGCTCGACGAGTTCTTCCGCACCGGTGCCTACCGCGTGCGCAAGTCGTCCGAGACCTTCCATACCTCGAGCCCGAGCATGGATATCTCGAAGGCCTCGAACTTCGAGCGCTTCGTCTTCGACCTGCTCGGCCGCGATCCGGCCAAGCTGGCGGCGCTGTTCCGCGATGTCGACACCAAGGACGGCTTCGACCTGGCCGGCACGCCTGAATTCGGCCGTATCCGCGAGTTCGGCTTCGTCTCGGGGCGCAGTACCCACCAGGACCGGCTGGCGACCATCCGCGACCTGTCGGCGCGCTATGGCATCACCATCGATACCCATACGGCCGACGGCATCAAGGTGGCGCGCGAGCACCTGAGCGCCGGCGTGCCCATGGTCGTGCTGGAGACCGCGCTGCCGGCCAAGTTCTCGGAGACCATCCGCGAGGCGCTCGGCCACGAACCCGAGCGTCCCGCCAGCTTCGAGGGCATCGAGGCGTTGCCGCAGCGCTTCGAAGTGGTGCCTGCCGACGCCGACCGCGTGAAGGCATTCATCGCCGGCCACACCGGCCTCTGA
- a CDS encoding PhoH family protein gives MPLPTMPTKPAQLLDPSEFAPVTALPKARTATQGKKPVPALERVALLETGDAEPAPATRARATTTRARAKDVPAVPVAPPVAAPVSVLKPATAPSRRARKDNGPSKLFVLDTNVLMHDPSSLFRFEEHDIYLPMMTLEELDNHKKGMSEVARNARTVSRTLDALVANTDGALDEGLLLAKLGNRDAQGKLFFQTRLNDIKLPEGLPQGKADNQILGVVSALKEQQPGRQVVLVSKDINMRIKARALGLPAEDYFNDQVLEDKDLLYSGVMALPGDFWTKHGKGVESWQDPKSGAMFYRLTGPLVPSFLVNQFVYLEPSDGSLPLYAQVKEINGKTALLQTLKDFTHNKNNVWSVTARNREQNFALNLLMNPEVDFVTLLGQAGTGKTLLALASGLEQVLDQKLYNEIIVTRATVPVGEDIGFLPGTEEEKMQPWMGAFDDNLEVLQKSDDSAGDWGRAATQELIRSRIKVKSMNFMRGRTFVNKFVIIDEAQNLTPKQMKTLVTRAGPGTKIVCLGNIAQIDTPYLTEGSSGLTYVVDRFKGWSHSGHVTLARGERSRLADHAADVL, from the coding sequence ATGCCGCTGCCCACCATGCCCACCAAGCCGGCTCAACTGCTCGATCCGAGCGAGTTCGCCCCGGTCACCGCGTTGCCCAAGGCCAGGACCGCGACACAGGGCAAGAAACCGGTGCCCGCGCTGGAGCGCGTGGCCTTGCTGGAAACCGGTGATGCGGAACCCGCCCCGGCAACACGAGCGCGCGCCACGACCACGCGCGCCCGCGCCAAGGACGTGCCCGCGGTTCCGGTGGCCCCGCCCGTAGCAGCCCCCGTCAGCGTCCTCAAGCCGGCCACCGCCCCGAGCCGGCGCGCGCGCAAGGACAACGGCCCGAGCAAGCTGTTCGTACTCGACACCAATGTGCTGATGCACGATCCGTCCTCCCTGTTCCGCTTCGAGGAACACGACATCTATCTGCCGATGATGACGCTGGAGGAACTGGATAACCACAAGAAGGGCATGAGCGAAGTCGCGCGCAACGCCCGTACCGTCAGCCGCACGCTCGACGCGCTGGTGGCAAACACCGACGGCGCGCTCGACGAAGGCCTGCTGCTGGCCAAGCTCGGCAACCGCGACGCGCAGGGCAAGCTGTTCTTCCAGACCCGGCTCAACGACATCAAGCTGCCCGAAGGCCTGCCGCAGGGCAAGGCCGACAACCAGATCCTCGGCGTGGTCAGCGCGCTCAAGGAGCAGCAGCCGGGCCGCCAGGTGGTGCTGGTGTCGAAAGACATCAATATGCGCATCAAGGCCCGCGCGCTGGGCCTGCCCGCCGAGGACTACTTCAACGACCAGGTCCTGGAAGACAAGGACCTGCTCTACTCGGGCGTGATGGCGCTGCCGGGCGACTTCTGGACAAAGCACGGCAAGGGCGTCGAAAGCTGGCAGGATCCGAAGTCGGGCGCGATGTTCTACCGCCTGACCGGCCCGCTGGTGCCGTCCTTCCTGGTCAACCAGTTCGTCTACCTGGAGCCCTCCGACGGCAGTCTGCCGCTCTATGCGCAAGTCAAGGAGATCAACGGCAAGACCGCGCTGCTGCAGACACTGAAGGACTTCACCCACAACAAGAACAATGTCTGGAGCGTGACCGCGCGCAACCGCGAGCAGAACTTCGCGCTGAACCTGCTGATGAACCCGGAGGTGGACTTCGTCACCCTGCTGGGCCAGGCCGGCACCGGCAAGACGCTGCTGGCGCTGGCCTCGGGCCTGGAGCAGGTGCTCGACCAGAAGCTGTACAACGAGATCATTGTCACCCGCGCCACGGTGCCGGTCGGCGAGGACATCGGCTTCCTGCCGGGCACCGAGGAAGAAAAGATGCAGCCCTGGATGGGCGCTTTCGACGACAACCTCGAGGTGCTGCAGAAGAGCGACGACAGCGCCGGCGACTGGGGCCGCGCCGCCACGCAGGAGCTGATCCGTTCCCGCATCAAGGTCAAGAGCATGAACTTCATGCGCGGGCGCACCTTCGTCAACAAGTTCGTCATCATCGACGAGGCGCAGAACCTGACGCCCAAGCAGATGAAGACGCTGGTGACTCGGGCCGGCCCAGGCACCAAGATCGTGTGCCTCGGCAATATCGCGCAGATCGACACGCCTTACCTGACCGAAGGGTCGTCCGGCCTGACCTATGTGGTGGACCGCTTCAAGGGCTGGAGCCACAGTGGCCATGTCACGCTGGCGCGCGGCGAGCGTTCGCGCCTGGCTGACCACGCCGCCGACGTGCTCTGA
- a CDS encoding TetR/AcrR family transcriptional regulator, with amino-acid sequence MPASDTRAASPASPKTARGQKTREALLRASEKVFGGKGYYAASISEITQEADVAMGTFYLYFKDKEDVFRALVQHMLELLRAHLRKHVAPATTQMEAERLGLKAFLSFVSRHKNLYRIVLDSYSVDETIYSGYFQVFAELYSRRLAKAEEQGEILPGDAEVRAWCLIGISNFLGMRYALWKRPASMDKVVDSAFDLIEHGLAVR; translated from the coding sequence ATGCCAGCAAGCGATACCCGGGCGGCGAGCCCCGCCAGTCCCAAGACGGCGCGCGGCCAGAAGACACGCGAGGCCTTGCTGCGGGCATCCGAGAAGGTTTTCGGCGGGAAGGGCTACTATGCGGCCTCGATCTCGGAGATCACCCAGGAGGCCGACGTGGCCATGGGTACCTTCTACCTGTACTTCAAGGACAAGGAGGATGTGTTCCGCGCGCTGGTGCAGCATATGCTGGAGTTGCTGCGTGCCCACCTGCGCAAGCACGTGGCGCCGGCCACCACGCAGATGGAAGCCGAGCGCCTCGGCCTCAAGGCCTTCCTCAGCTTCGTGTCGCGCCACAAGAACCTGTACCGTATCGTGCTGGATTCGTACTCCGTCGACGAAACCATCTATAGCGGCTACTTCCAGGTCTTCGCCGAACTTTACAGCCGCCGCCTGGCCAAGGCCGAAGAGCAGGGCGAGATCCTGCCGGGCGACGCCGAAGTGCGCGCCTGGTGCCTGATCGGCATCAGCAACTTCCTCGGCATGCGCTACGCGCTGTGGAAGCGGCCGGCGTCGATGGACAAGGTGGTGGACTCGGCCTTCGATCTGATCGAGCACGGGCTGGCTGTGCGCTAG
- a CDS encoding homoserine dehydrogenase — protein sequence MNPIKVGLLGIGTVGSGTFNVLKRNQEEIRRRAGRGIEIAMVADLNTERARELTGGQVEVVADANEVVNRPDIDIVVELIGGYGVAKELVLKAIANGKHVVTANKALLAVHGNEIFEAARNKGVIVAFEAAVAGGIPIIKALREGLTANRIQWIAGIINGTTNFILSEMRDKGLDFDTVLKEAQALGYAEADPTFDIEGIDAAHKVTLMSAIAFGMPVQFDRAHVEGITKLSAVDIKYAEELGYRIKLLGITRRREEGVELRVHPTLVPASRLIANVEGAMNAVLVQGDAVGATLYYGKGAGAEPTASAVIADLVDVTRLHTADPGHRVPHLAFQPDELSSVPVLPIEEVTSSYYLRMRVSDETGVLADITRILADAGISIDAMLQKESREGEPQTDIIMLSHLAREKQVNAAIAKIEALPTVLSSVTRLRMEELN from the coding sequence ATGAACCCCATCAAAGTAGGCCTGCTTGGCATCGGTACCGTCGGTAGCGGCACGTTCAACGTGCTGAAGCGCAACCAGGAGGAAATTCGCCGCCGCGCCGGGCGCGGCATCGAAATTGCAATGGTCGCCGACCTGAATACCGAACGTGCCCGCGAGCTGACCGGTGGGCAGGTGGAAGTGGTGGCCGACGCCAACGAGGTGGTGAACCGTCCCGACATCGACATCGTGGTCGAGCTGATCGGCGGCTACGGTGTGGCCAAGGAGCTGGTGCTCAAGGCCATCGCCAATGGCAAGCACGTGGTCACCGCCAACAAGGCGCTGCTGGCCGTGCATGGCAACGAGATCTTCGAGGCGGCGCGCAACAAGGGCGTGATCGTCGCCTTCGAGGCCGCGGTGGCCGGCGGCATCCCCATCATCAAGGCGCTGCGCGAGGGCCTGACCGCCAACCGCATCCAGTGGATCGCCGGCATCATCAACGGCACCACCAACTTCATCCTGTCGGAGATGCGCGACAAGGGCCTGGACTTCGACACGGTCCTTAAGGAGGCGCAGGCGCTGGGCTATGCCGAGGCCGACCCGACCTTCGACATCGAAGGCATCGATGCGGCGCACAAGGTCACGCTGATGAGCGCGATCGCCTTCGGTATGCCGGTGCAGTTCGACCGCGCGCATGTGGAAGGCATCACCAAGCTGTCGGCGGTGGATATCAAGTACGCCGAGGAGCTGGGCTACCGCATCAAGCTGCTGGGCATCACGCGCCGCCGCGAGGAAGGTGTCGAACTGCGCGTGCATCCGACCCTGGTGCCGGCCTCGCGCCTGATCGCCAACGTCGAGGGGGCGATGAATGCCGTGCTGGTGCAGGGCGACGCCGTTGGCGCCACGCTGTACTACGGCAAGGGCGCGGGCGCCGAGCCGACCGCTTCGGCCGTGATCGCCGACCTGGTCGACGTGACCCGCCTGCATACCGCCGACCCCGGCCACCGCGTGCCGCACCTGGCCTTCCAGCCCGACGAACTGTCGAGCGTGCCGGTGCTGCCGATCGAGGAGGTCACCAGTTCCTACTACCTGCGCATGCGCGTGTCCGACGAAACCGGCGTGCTGGCCGACATCACCCGCATCCTGGCCGACGCCGGCATCTCGATCGATGCCATGCTGCAGAAGGAATCGCGCGAGGGCGAGCCGCAGACCGACATCATCATGCTGAGCCACCTGGCGCGCGAGAAGCAGGTCAATGCCGCCATCGCCAAGATCGAGGCGCTGCCGACCGTGCTGTCGTCCGTCACGCGCCTGCGCATGGAAGAACTGAACTGA
- the crcB gene encoding fluoride efflux transporter CrcB: MGPFGFVAVGVGAALGAWLRWFFSVTWNAANPALPYGTLAANLVGGYLIGLAVGFFETHAGLPPEWRLFAITGFLGGLTTFSTFSSEVVGNLMAGDFGWALLHLLAHLGGSLLLTAAGLWTYRLLS, encoded by the coding sequence ATGGGGCCGTTCGGCTTCGTCGCCGTCGGGGTCGGGGCCGCCCTGGGGGCCTGGCTGCGCTGGTTCTTCTCCGTGACGTGGAATGCGGCCAATCCTGCGCTGCCCTACGGAACCCTGGCCGCCAACCTGGTCGGCGGCTATCTCATCGGGCTGGCCGTCGGCTTCTTCGAGACACATGCCGGCCTGCCGCCGGAATGGCGCCTGTTCGCCATCACCGGCTTCCTCGGCGGGCTCACCACCTTCTCCACCTTTTCCAGTGAAGTGGTCGGCAACCTGATGGCAGGCGACTTCGGCTGGGCCTTGCTCCACCTTCTGGCCCATCTCGGCGGCTCCCTGCTGTTGACGGCCGCTGGCCTGTGGACTTACCGCCTGCTCTCCTGA
- a CDS encoding peroxiredoxin: MTVSLDKPVPDFSAPATGGTFSLAGQRGKTLVLYFYPKDNTPGCTTEAMNFRDQHEDFVAAGAVVFGISRDSLKSHENFKAKLELPFELISDGDEAVCTLFDVIKMKKLYGKEVRGIERSTFILDAKGVLRHAMRGIKVPNHVDEVLELVRAL; the protein is encoded by the coding sequence ATGACCGTCAGCCTCGACAAGCCCGTACCGGATTTCAGCGCCCCCGCGACCGGAGGCACCTTCAGCCTCGCCGGACAGCGCGGCAAGACGCTGGTGCTGTACTTCTATCCCAAGGACAACACGCCCGGATGCACCACCGAGGCCATGAACTTCCGCGACCAGCACGAGGACTTCGTCGCCGCGGGCGCCGTAGTGTTCGGCATCTCCCGCGACAGCCTCAAGTCCCACGAGAATTTCAAGGCCAAGCTGGAACTGCCCTTCGAACTGATCTCCGACGGCGACGAAGCGGTCTGCACGCTGTTCGATGTCATCAAGATGAAAAAACTCTATGGCAAGGAGGTGCGCGGCATCGAGCGCAGCACCTTCATCCTCGACGCCAAGGGCGTGCTGCGCCACGCCATGCGCGGCATCAAGGTGCCCAACCACGTCGACGAAGTGCTCGAGCTCGTGCGCGCGCTCTGA
- a CDS encoding alpha/beta fold hydrolase, whose protein sequence is MDTSAQPRRTGPAAAETLPQPVMSPFAEFPAQGVLPGWREAGAGRPLLCLHGWSIPGTAFSGQAALARRGWRVIAPDHAGHGLSRSLPGAARADIGRLAADAAALIAHLGLDDVVVVGWSLGATTAWRLMQDHPEVPLAAVAAIDMTPRLLSAPDWPHGLRGGYSADQVEQMAVRVRQDWPGLAPAVAADLWAAGSAPSPAAAELVAHGQQHCDPLALSSLWRDMAAQDLRQALRHARLPLLLLHGERSRLYGPAMAAAVGTLNPATLQCSIAATGHSPHLERPAAFNAALLALLDRAGVRFSRAASAPQESRR, encoded by the coding sequence TTGGATACATCGGCCCAGCCCCGGCGCACCGGCCCGGCCGCCGCGGAAACCCTGCCGCAGCCCGTCATGAGCCCCTTCGCCGAGTTCCCGGCGCAAGGCGTGCTGCCGGGCTGGCGCGAAGCCGGGGCAGGACGTCCCCTGCTTTGCCTGCATGGATGGTCGATACCGGGCACCGCCTTCAGCGGGCAGGCGGCGCTAGCCCGGCGCGGCTGGCGGGTGATCGCTCCCGACCATGCCGGCCACGGGCTGTCGCGCTCGCTGCCCGGCGCGGCTCGCGCGGACATCGGCAGGCTGGCGGCCGACGCTGCCGCGCTGATCGCGCACCTTGGGCTGGACGATGTGGTAGTGGTAGGCTGGTCGTTGGGCGCGACCACGGCCTGGCGCCTGATGCAGGACCACCCGGAAGTGCCGCTGGCAGCAGTGGCCGCGATCGACATGACGCCGCGCCTGCTGAGTGCGCCGGACTGGCCGCACGGCCTGCGCGGCGGCTATTCGGCGGACCAGGTGGAGCAGATGGCGGTGCGGGTGCGGCAAGACTGGCCGGGACTGGCGCCGGCGGTGGCGGCAGACCTTTGGGCGGCGGGCAGCGCCCCTTCGCCCGCTGCCGCCGAACTGGTGGCGCACGGACAACAGCATTGCGATCCACTTGCACTGTCTTCCCTGTGGCGCGACATGGCGGCGCAGGACCTGCGCCAGGCGCTACGCCACGCGCGGCTGCCGCTGCTGCTATTGCACGGTGAGCGCAGCCGGCTCTATGGCCCGGCGATGGCGGCGGCAGTCGGCACCTTGAACCCGGCCACGCTGCAATGCAGCATCGCCGCCACCGGCCACAGCCCTCACCTGGAGCGTCCGGCGGCCTTCAATGCCGCTTTGCTGGCATTGCTGGATCGGGCGGGAGTCCGATTCTCACGAGCCGCTTCCGCACCTCAGGAGAGCAGGCGGTAA
- the moaD gene encoding molybdopterin converting factor subunit 1: protein MKIELRYFASVREQLGRAGEQAEVPVEVADVGQLRQWLRARGGVWEAALGEGRALRMAVDHAVARADTPLADGCEVAFFPPVTGG, encoded by the coding sequence ATGAAGATCGAATTGCGCTACTTCGCCAGCGTGCGCGAGCAGCTCGGCCGTGCCGGGGAGCAGGCCGAGGTGCCGGTCGAGGTGGCCGACGTGGGCCAGCTGCGCCAATGGCTGCGCGCGCGCGGCGGGGTCTGGGAAGCGGCGCTGGGCGAGGGCAGGGCGCTGCGCATGGCGGTCGACCATGCGGTGGCGCGTGCCGATACACCTCTCGCGGACGGTTGCGAAGTGGCATTTTTTCCGCCGGTGACGGGCGGCTGA
- a CDS encoding pyridoxal phosphate-dependent aminotransferase: MKPIQKSHKLNNVCYDIRGPVLEKAKQMEEEGHKIIKLNIGNLAVFGFDAPEEIQQDMMRNLPNSAGYSDSKGIFAARKAIMHYTQEKKIQGVGLEDIYVGNGASELIVMSMNALLNSGDEVLVPAPDYPLWTAAVSLSGGTPVHYICDEQNEWMPDLDDIRAKITPNTKAIVVINPNNPTGALYSDELLLGIVAIAREHGLIIYADEIYDKVLYDGRTHTSIASLSTDVLTVTFNGLSKNYRSCGYRAGWMVVSGDKRPAQDYIEGLNMLSSMRLCANVPAQWAIQTALGGYQSINDLVAEGGRLRRQRDLAYELVTAIPGVSCVKPKAALYLFPKLDLSMYPIQDDQEFIYELLQESKVLLVQGSGFNWGKPDHFRIVFLPHEEDLREAISRVARFLEAYRKRHGAIAA, from the coding sequence GTGAAACCGATCCAGAAATCCCACAAACTCAACAACGTCTGTTACGACATCCGCGGGCCCGTGCTGGAGAAGGCCAAGCAGATGGAAGAAGAAGGGCACAAGATCATCAAGCTGAACATCGGCAACCTGGCCGTGTTCGGTTTCGACGCGCCGGAGGAGATCCAGCAGGACATGATGCGCAACCTGCCCAACTCGGCGGGCTATTCGGACTCCAAGGGCATCTTCGCCGCGCGCAAGGCGATCATGCACTACACGCAGGAAAAGAAGATCCAGGGTGTGGGCCTGGAAGACATCTACGTCGGCAACGGTGCATCCGAGCTGATCGTGATGTCGATGAACGCCCTGCTCAACAGCGGCGACGAGGTGCTGGTTCCGGCACCCGACTACCCGCTGTGGACGGCGGCGGTGAGCCTGTCCGGCGGTACGCCGGTGCACTATATCTGCGACGAGCAGAACGAGTGGATGCCCGACCTGGACGACATCCGCGCCAAGATCACGCCGAACACCAAGGCCATCGTCGTCATCAACCCCAACAATCCGACCGGCGCCCTCTATTCGGACGAGCTGCTGCTCGGCATCGTGGCGATCGCGCGCGAGCATGGCTTGATCATCTACGCCGACGAAATCTACGACAAGGTGCTGTACGACGGCCGTACCCACACCTCGATCGCCTCGCTGTCGACCGACGTGCTGACCGTCACTTTCAACGGCTTGTCGAAGAACTACCGCTCGTGCGGCTACCGCGCCGGCTGGATGGTGGTGTCGGGCGACAAGCGCCCGGCGCAGGACTATATCGAGGGGCTGAACATGCTTTCCTCGATGCGCCTGTGCGCCAACGTGCCGGCGCAATGGGCCATCCAGACCGCCCTCGGCGGCTACCAGAGCATCAACGACCTGGTGGCAGAGGGCGGCCGCCTGCGCCGCCAGCGCGATCTCGCCTACGAGCTGGTCACCGCCATCCCGGGCGTCAGCTGCGTCAAGCCCAAGGCAGCGCTCTACCTGTTCCCCAAGCTCGACCTGTCGATGTATCCGATTCAGGACGACCAGGAGTTCATCTACGAGCTGCTGCAGGAATCGAAGGTGCTGCTGGTGCAGGGATCGGGCTTCAACTGGGGCAAGCCCGACCACTTCCGCATCGTGTTCCTGCCGCACGAGGAGGACCTGCGCGAGGCCATCAGCCGTGTCGCGCGCTTCCTCGAGGCATACCGCAAACGCCACGGTGCCATCGCGGCCTGA
- the glp gene encoding gephyrin-like molybdotransferase Glp, giving the protein MLTLAQALATLLDGARPITQTERVDTLLANTRVLASPVSSALDVPPADNTAMDGYALRAADVPAAGTRLRVTQRIPAGHVGTALEPGSAARIFTGGLIPPGADAVVMQEQCTAEGGDVVVNHVPRAGEWVRRAGEDIRAGSRILAAGTRLTPQALGLAASVGQAALDVVRRVRVAVFFTGDELAMPGEPLRPGAIYNSNRFTLRGLLENLGCEVSDFGIVPDSLAATRATLRRAADGHDLIITSGGVSVGDEDHIRPAVQAEGRLDLWQIAIKPGKPLAFGQVARGEAPPAFFLGLPGNPVSSFVTFLLFVRPFILRLQGVADVAPRRLPLRADFTLEKGDRRNEFLRARLNAQGGLELFPNQSSGVLTSTVWGDGLIDNPPGQAIRAGDIVQFIPFGELLY; this is encoded by the coding sequence ATGCTGACCCTTGCCCAAGCGCTCGCCACGCTGCTCGACGGCGCGCGCCCCATCACGCAGACCGAGCGTGTCGACACGCTGCTGGCCAACACTCGGGTGCTGGCCAGCCCGGTGTCGAGCGCGCTCGACGTGCCGCCCGCGGACAATACCGCCATGGATGGCTATGCGCTGCGTGCCGCCGATGTGCCGGCCGCCGGCACGCGCCTGCGCGTGACCCAGCGCATCCCGGCCGGCCATGTCGGCACGGCGTTGGAGCCGGGTAGCGCCGCGCGCATCTTCACCGGCGGGTTGATCCCGCCCGGTGCCGACGCGGTGGTGATGCAGGAGCAATGTACGGCCGAGGGCGGGGACGTGGTGGTCAACCATGTGCCGCGCGCCGGCGAGTGGGTCCGGCGCGCCGGCGAGGACATCCGCGCCGGCAGCCGTATCCTGGCAGCCGGCACGCGCCTGACGCCGCAGGCGCTCGGGCTGGCGGCCTCGGTCGGCCAGGCCGCCCTCGACGTGGTGCGGCGCGTGCGCGTCGCCGTCTTCTTCACCGGCGACGAACTGGCGATGCCGGGCGAGCCGCTGCGGCCGGGCGCCATCTACAACTCCAACCGTTTCACGCTGCGCGGGCTGCTGGAGAACCTGGGCTGCGAGGTCAGCGACTTCGGCATCGTGCCCGACTCGCTGGCGGCCACGCGTGCGACCTTGCGGCGCGCGGCCGACGGCCATGACCTGATCATCACCTCGGGTGGCGTCTCGGTCGGCGACGAGGACCATATCCGCCCGGCGGTACAGGCGGAGGGGCGGCTCGACCTGTGGCAGATCGCCATCAAGCCGGGCAAGCCGCTGGCGTTCGGCCAGGTGGCGCGCGGCGAGGCGCCGCCGGCCTTCTTCCTGGGCCTGCCAGGCAACCCGGTGTCCAGCTTCGTCACCTTCCTGCTGTTCGTGCGGCCGTTCATCCTGCGCTTGCAGGGGGTGGCAGACGTTGCGCCGCGCCGGCTGCCGCTGCGCGCCGACTTCACGCTGGAGAAGGGTGACCGCCGCAACGAATTCCTGCGTGCCCGCCTCAACGCACAGGGCGGGCTCGAACTGTTCCCGAACCAGAGTTCGGGCGTGCTGACGTCGACCGTCTGGGGCGATGGGCTGATCGACAATCCGCCGGGGCAGGCCATCCGCGCCGGCGACATCGTGCAGTTCATCCCCTTCGGCGAACTGTTGTACTGA
- a CDS encoding Mth938-like domain-containing protein has protein sequence MKLHADQPQALNTVTAYGPGYIEINLIRHTESVLVMPEGEIRPWPVERFEDLQAAHFEALLELGPEVVLLGTGARLRFPHPRLTAALANRHIGVDAMDLQAACRTYNILMAEGRRVAAILMLDPVA, from the coding sequence TTGAAACTCCACGCCGACCAGCCCCAAGCGCTCAATACCGTCACCGCCTATGGTCCGGGCTATATCGAAATCAACCTGATCCGCCACACCGAGTCCGTGCTGGTGATGCCGGAGGGCGAGATCCGGCCATGGCCGGTGGAGCGTTTCGAGGACCTGCAGGCTGCCCATTTCGAGGCCTTGCTGGAACTGGGGCCGGAAGTGGTGCTGCTGGGCACCGGCGCCCGCCTGCGCTTCCCGCACCCCAGGCTGACCGCGGCGCTCGCGAACCGTCATATCGGCGTGGACGCGATGGACCTTCAGGCAGCATGCCGCACCTACAATATCCTGATGGCCGAAGGCCGGCGCGTGGCGGCCATCCTGATGCTGGACCCGGTGGCCTGA
- the moaE gene encoding molybdopterin synthase catalytic subunit MoaE — protein sequence MSVRVQREDFDLGAEVTALRRGNAAVGAVASFIGTVRDASGGTAVSAMELEHYPGMTEKALAAIEEAARQRWPLLGVTIVHRVGPLQPQDQIVLVAVASAHRGEAFAACEFIMDYLKSEAPFWKKETTPEGARWVDARVTDEAALRRWGVASINASGDGVAGAGGDAAAEAP from the coding sequence ATGAGCGTGCGGGTACAACGCGAGGACTTCGATCTTGGCGCGGAAGTGACGGCGCTGCGGCGCGGCAATGCAGCGGTCGGCGCGGTGGCGAGTTTCATCGGCACGGTGCGCGACGCCAGCGGCGGCACCGCCGTCAGCGCGATGGAGCTGGAGCACTATCCCGGCATGACCGAGAAGGCGCTGGCTGCCATCGAGGAGGCCGCGCGCCAGCGCTGGCCCTTGCTCGGCGTCACCATCGTGCACCGGGTCGGGCCCCTGCAGCCGCAGGACCAGATCGTGCTGGTCGCCGTGGCATCGGCGCACCGCGGTGAGGCTTTCGCCGCTTGCGAGTTCATCATGGACTATCTCAAGTCCGAGGCGCCGTTCTGGAAGAAGGAGACCACGCCGGAGGGCGCACGCTGGGTCGATGCCCGCGTCACCGACGAGGCCGCGCTGCGGCGCTGGGGCGTGGCCTCGATCAACGCCAGCGGTGACGGCGTGGCGGGCGCCGGTGGCGACGCGGCTGCGGAGGCGCCCTGA